A stretch of DNA from Dokdonia sp. PRO95:
TACAGGTCTTGGTGTTGCTCCTAATCAAATAGGTGAAGTATTTGGAATCTTTAAGGCTTACACAACTCGTGTAGGTTCTGGACCTTTCCCTACAGAACTTTTTGACGAAGATGGTGAGACTATGGGACGCGTAGGTAATGAATTTGGCGCTACTACTGGCCGTGCACGTCGTTGTGGATGGTTAGACCTTGTTGCTCTTAAATATGCTGTGCGTGTAAACGGAGTTACACAACTTATGATGATGAAAGGCGATGTACTTTCTGGTTTTAAAACACTAAAAGTTTGCACTGCTTACAAATATAAAGGAGAGACTATCGAGCACCTTCCTTATAATATTGAACCAGAAAACGTTGAAGTAGTTTATAAAGAAATGGCTGGATGGTCTGAAGATCTTACAGGCATGACTACTGCAGACCAGCTTCCGCAGGCACTTAATGAATATATAGATTATCTTGAGAAAGAACTTGAGACTCCTATTAAGATTGTATCTGTAGGACCAGATCGTACTCAAACGATACTTAGATAAGCTTACAAAAATTCAAATTATAAAAAAGCCTTCAGATTCATATCTGGAGGCTTTTTATATACACTTATCTCAAATAAAATACGTTAAAAGAATACCCTAATGTAGATACAAAGCGGTATCACCTCCTTTTTGATAAAGTGTTATCGATTTCGGCAGGCAATTTGATTATTTTTGACACTGATGAAAAATTACTTTTACATTTTACTTACTGGGATGTTTTTATGTTCTGCTTTCGCGAAAGCGCAACAAAACCAACCTAAAGAAATCCTCATAGAATCTGACATTGAACGCATCAATGAAGAAGAATTTCCTGGCGCAATTATTTTTCAGAAATCAAATAAGCAAGTGTATATACAACACGAAGGCGCCGAAATGTGGTGCGATCTTGCTTTTTATTATAAAGACGAGAACTTCGTAAAAGCATATAGAAATGTACGCTTAAAACAGGGCGACTCAATCTCTATGCGTGGGAGATATATAGAATATAATGGTGATACAAAGTTTGCTTATGCAGCAGGAGATGTCTTCTTAAAGAAGGACACCACTACGGTGACTACAGACACCATGTACTTTAATCGTATAAGCCAGCAAGCGTATTATCGTACAGGAGGAGTTGTAACATCACCTAATAGCAAAATAACTAGCCGCGTAGGTCGCTACTATATAGAGCAGGATAAAATCTCTTTTATTAATGATGTTGTGGTTACAAATACTGAGTACGTAATTAATAGTGAGCAACTAGATTTTTACAGTATCCCAGAACATGCTTATTTATATGGCCCTACCACAATAACAAGCCCATCATCTAAGGTTTATTGCGAGCGCGGGTTTTATGACACAGCAAATGACTACGGTTATTTTGTAAAAAACTCGAGAATAGATTACGACAATAGGCAAGTGTATGGAGATAGTCTCTATTTTGACAGAAATAGAAACTTTGCGAGTGCTACTAACAATATTAAAGTTCTTGACACCTTAAATAGAAGCCTTGTAAAGGGACATTATGCTGAAGTTTATAGAGCAAAAGATTCTGTTTTAATCACACAACGAGCTGTTGCTATTACTGTAGAAGACAATGATTCTGTTTATGTACATGGCGATAGGCTCTTACTTACCGGGAAGCCAGAGAATCGGATTATTAGAGCGTTTAAAAACGTAAAACTCTACAAGAGTAATATGAGCGGTAAAAGTGACTCCCTACACAGTAACCAGCGCACAGGACTAACGCAAATGATAGGAAAACCTATATTATGGAGTGAGAAAAGTCAAATTACTGGAGATAGCATTCACCTTCTCAATAATCTAGAAACAGAGAAAATTGACTCGCTTAAGGTCTTTGATAATGCTTTTATCGCTCAGAAAGACACGATTTCTGGATTTAATCAAGTCAAAGGACAGAAACTATATGGCTTTTTTGATGATGAAAATCAGCTTAAACAAGTAGACATTATAAACAACGCAGAGACAATAATGTATATGCGTGAAGAAAATGGTGACCTTACAGGCATAGACAGAGGCACCTCTGCTCGTATAGAAATTACTTTTTTTGAAAATACGATAGACGAGATTAATAAACTCAAAAGTCCGGGAGGAACCATTTTCCCCGAATCACAATTTAAAAATGAACCACAAACCTTTGAAGGTTTTAACTGGAGAGGTGATGAGGAGTTGTTGAGCAAGGAGGATATATTTAAAGGCGAAGCACCATTTGTGCTTACTAAGATTCAAGGTATTCCTCTTCCCGAAATAGATGAGGGTTTCTTTTCACCTAATGATGATCCTACAGTCAAACCATTATCTGAAAGTTCAGATATAAAAGAAGGAACACTAGAAAACAGAGAAGAAAACAAGCCAAAATATGGTCAAGAAAATCTCGATACAAAAGGTAAACTTGAAAAAGAAGCGTTGTTAGAGCGCAACCAGAATACCTCCACACAACGCCTACAAAATTTACCGCTCAAAAAACAACGAAGACTATTGAAGCCCACTAAAAAGGATGGAAATTAATAGCTAATATGTAAAGTAAAATACTCTTAAGGATATGATATTCTCACTAAATAGACTAAATACCAGATTTTTACGCAACAAAAAAAGGTGAAAAATCGCAAAATATTGCTTTTTAACCCAATTTATAAGTCAGTTGGCGAAAATATTTTTCAAGACCTTCCCTCCCTCCTATCTTTATAGTCCCAAATCATCAGACTATGAGAAAATTTTTACTTTTACTCGTATTTACAACAGCTTCTAGCCTTACAGCACAAAACTCTCAGATGTTTTTTTCTGAAGCGCTAGACGCTCACCTTCCTTCTTATTTATTACAAGCCGAAGAAGCGATTAGAAATCTTGAACAAGACAAAGTCAAAGTCCTTTTTGACAACCTTGTAGAAGATAAACTTGTAGGATCTTTAATGAATAACTTTAAGGTTAAAAACACTTCAAAAAAAAATAAAGCTCTTGAAGACTATGAAAAGCCTGTAATGCTTCTCACATACTCTAGCTGGAGAATAAGCAGTAAAGGAGAAAAAGCCGCACTAAATGAACTCGCTAATCAATATAGTGATGACGTAGCAGTAGTTCTCTTGTTTTGGGGAGATGTAAAGCAAGTAAAAAAACTAAGCAAAGGATATGATCGTAATATTGATATACTCTACGTTGATGACTCAGAAAATAATTATTCTTTAATCATCAAGAATCTTAAGCATTCATTAGGGCTACCACTTGCTTATACCATTACTTCAGAAAAGGAAATTATTGATATTAAGAGACGTCTACCTAACAAGCTGTCTCAAGATGAAGCAATATCTACTGCCAATAATTTTGAATTATACAAAGGTATGCTTACAGAGTTATTGTATAACCAGCAGCGATTGAGTGATGAACCAATAGTAATTAACAAATAGTTACTTACCCCACAGCATTTTGATAGAAAGAATAAGGAGTATGGCTCCAAAAATTCTTTTGAGCGTTTTTTGATCAAGGTTAACGGCTAGTTTTGATCCTAGAAAGCCTCCTACCACAAAAAAGACAGCGATAACCGCTGCATATTTCCAGTTTACATACCCCTCATTATAGTAGTTGTAAGCTGCAAGAAATGTTACAGGTACAGCAAGTACTGCAAGGCTAGTACCCTGAGCTTGATGCTGATTAAAATGTAGTAACATAATCATAAGCGGAATCATAATTACGCCTCCACCTACTCCCATAATCCCACTCAGCACTCCAGCGATAAGACCAATGGCTATGAGCGCTATAATAACTGATGCATTCATTGTAACAAATTTTGATTTATTAAAAATACCATATTACACACTCTTATAAATAAAAATAGGCATCTCATTTTAGTAAATGAGATGCCTATTTTAATTTATTCTGTCGTTATTATCTACCAAGATTGTAAACTCCCTTTTCTGGTATTTCTATGTAATATTTTTTTCTTGAACTATTATTGAGTTTAGTCTCACGCAACCAAGGGTTGTGGAGCTTGAGAAGCTTGTAATTGATACCAAAGCGTTCTGCAAATTTTACAAAGTCTGTCACTGCCGTATCTACTTCTACCTTGTATGTAGGTACTTCTGCATACAAGTCTTCTGCTCTAAAGTTGAAACCATACTTCTTTGGATTACTTAAAATCTCTTTAAGAGCAATAATTCTAAATACATAACGACCGGTTTCCTCTCCCAAAAGCAAATCATAATAGTCTTGCACATTCTGCTCTTTAAATCGGCGAGAAACTCCATAATTACCAGCGTTATAAGCTGCTGCTGCAGCTGTCCAGCTCCCAAATTTCTCTTTAGACTGTCTTAAATATTTACAAGCAGCGCGTGTAGACTTTTCTACATGATATCTTTCATCTACGTTATCATTTACTTCTAGACCATATTCTCTACCAGTTTCTTTTAAAATTTGCCAGAAACCCGTTGCTCTAGCAGGAGAAACTGCTTGTGTAAGTCCGCTTTCTATTACTGCCAGGTATTTCAGATCATCTGGTACACCCTCTTCTGCTAGTATTTTTTCTATGGTTGGAAAGTATTTATTTGCTCTTTTAAAAATAAGCAGCGCATTAGACTGCCAGTAAGTATTCACAAGAAGCTCGCGGTCCATACGCTCTTTAATGTCTGGATTTTCTACAGGAACCGCTTCGCCAGCAAAGTTTAACCCATCTGGCATAGGTATAGCATAGACATTATAGTCATTAAGTAATCTATTTGACGTCATTTTTTCAATCTGCACTTCTACTTCGTCTTGCAGTATTTCTTCCTCCTGCGGTGCTTGTGCAGAGTTTATAACCAGGCCTGCGATAGCTACTACCGCTATACCTGCAACTACTTTCTTTATCATTATCATCATCTTTTCTATTTTAAATCAATGTAATCATTTTCAATCAGTTCGATTAAGTTTTTATTAAACCATTTTGCTCGAGTTATCACCATAATGTGAGTTCCTCCTTCAATATTTATACAGGTATCAATGTACTTTAACGGAAACACTTTATCTGCGCTTCCATGTATGTGAATTATTCCTTGCGGCGCAGTTTCTTGGTCCCAACAGACCATTTCTTTCACTGCCCAACTCAAGTATTTTCTGTCATTCATAGATAAATACTTTTTATAAAGGGCTACTCTGTTTTTTATGGTCTCACCAAAAGCATATTTTGCGAGTGTATCTATATCTTCTACCAATCGCATAGGCAGTAGCTTGTATAACTTTAGCTTTCGCGAAAGCTTCATTCTGCGTGGCAATTCATACTTAGTCTTAACACTACTTACAATGATAAGTTTTGCCACCTTGATGTGCTTAGCCATTTCCTGCACCAGGACTCCACCAAAGCTTACGCCTAATAAAACAATATTATCATGTGCGATGTGAGTGGTCATTCTCAAAGCATAATCTTGTAGTGACTCATCCGGCACTGGCAAAAACCATTCTAGTAAATGTATTTGATAAGAATCATTAGGCAAACTTAAATTCTCAAAAATAGAAGGATTGGCCGCCATACCCGGCATTAAATACACATGCGTCATGTAACTTATAAGTAAGGGTTTAACATAAGCGAAGCGCTCTATTTCGGGAATTTTTTATACATTTGCAAGACTTTCTCAAAAAGAAATTATTAAGATTTGATTATCTTTTAATTTCTACCTCTCAGGGGTTCAAAATTAAGGAGAGATTTCTAATAACCCCGTTAATAATTTTACAAATACTTTAAATATTTTTCAAAATTTATGGAAGCGACGACAGCAGTTGAATTGACAGATAATGAGTTCCAAAGACAGTTTGAAGCAACATTTGCAGGCAAAATGGCAAAAATTGAATACTCATTACAAGAGCGTAAAATCTTCCTGACTAAAATTTTCATGCCAGAAGGCACAGAAGACCACATGAATGAATTTATTATAGCAGTATTTAATGAAGTTGCAGAGAGAGAAATAAACCTCGTACCAACGAGTCCTGAAATTGCAAAATTCATGCGTTCTAACAGACGTAAATACAAAAGATTATTACCTGTAGGTATTAACATATAGGTAATCGTATTCTATAAAAAACCACTCATTGAGTGGTTTTTTTTATGCATTATTGTGAAATTAAACTACCCTAAAGATAAAGCTCACAACATTTAAAACTAGTTATGACAGAAAAACAAATCTCCTACACGCATATAAATACATTCTCCACTCTTAATGATCTATCAGAAAAAACTAAGAATATTTGGTTTGTTGTACACGGCATGGGTTACCTGTCAAGATATTTTATAAATTACTTTAAAGAACTACCCCCAGAAGAAAATTACATTATAGCTCCTCAAGCACCTAGTAAGTATTACCAAGACAAACGTTTTAAGTATGTAGGCGCTAGCTGGCTCACTAAAGAAAACACAGAAACAGAAAAGCACAATGTTTTTAACTATCTTGATGAGTTATGGGCTACGGAACTAGCGCCTATAGATAAAAGTGCCGTAAACGTGATTATGATGGGGTATTCTCAAGGTGTATCTATCGTTACAAGATGGATTGCTTCTAGAAAAATAGACTGCACTTATCTTTTACTACATTCTGGCGCAATACCAGCCGAGTTAAATCCACCAGATTTTGAGCACCTTTCCACTGCTACCCCTGTCACTTATCTCTATGGAGACAAGGATGAGTATGTTACAGAAGCTCGTGTCACAGAACAACAGCTTAAAGGGTCTGCTCTTTTTGGCAATCGTCTTGACGTAGTAGTATTTTCTGGTATTCATGAGGTTCACAAATCATTCTTTCCAAAAATATTAACTGCTCTAAAAGAGTAAATCAATGGTGTAGATAACGCTTTCGCGAAAGCGTAAAACAAAAAAAAATCGGCAACTCATTGAATTGCCGATTTTATTATTTAACGAAATGCTTATTAATAGCCAGTGATTTCAAATTCACTACGCCTGTTAAGCTGATGATCATCTTCTGTACATTTACCTATAGGACAATTAATCACTGGCTGTGTATCGCCATATCCTTGGTATTGTATTCTTGAGGCATCAACTCCTTTACTAACTAGATAATCATAGGTGCTTTTTGCTCTTTTTCCTGATAGCGGCATATTATATGCTGCTGGACCACGACTATCTGTGTGTGAGCTTATTTTTATTTTGATACGTTTGTATTTAACAAGCTTAGCTGCTAGTCTATCAAGTACAATTCTTGAATCTTCTCGTACTTCATAAAGATCAAAATCAAAATAAATAGGAGCTACATCCATGTACAGCTTACCCTCTTTCTCAACTACTTGTGGTGCATTTACATCTGTAAGTAATTCAAAACGACTTGGATCTTTCTCTTTAAGGTCCTTAGAAAGATTCTTTTCCTTCATAAGAGCGAGCTCAGTATCTGTAAATATTCTCTTTACTTTGATTACATAAGGTGTTGTCTGTACTCCTCTTATTTGAATATCCATGCGTCCTTCTTCATGATTATCTCCAGAAGCTATAAAAGTATAATCATCTACAGTAAGTGGTACCTGGAAAGGTGTAGCATCACTTTTACGGTTTGCATAAACTTCCTTGCCTTGATATCCTAAGATTTGTATTGCTGCATCTGAGATAAGTTCATCTGTATCTGCGTCACGCACCTCAAACTGAGTTTGAAACTCACGAGTTATGATTTCTCCAGTTTGTACAAAACTATAGATATCATCATCTGTTCCATTACGATTAGTGGCATACAACCCATTATTATCAGAATAGTAGCTTAAACTAAAATCATCATATTTAGAATTAATAGGTGCTCCTAGATTAATAGGCTCAGTAAATCCTTTTACTGTAAGTGGTGCTACAAAAATATCAAGCAGACCTAAACCTAAACGTCCATCTGTAGCAAAATATAAATCTCCTGTGTTTGAAACAAACGGAAACTGCTCCCTATGAATAGTATTAATTGTAGGTCCCAAATTTACGGGAGTACTATAAGTACCATCTAGTCGTACAGTTACATAGTAGATATCAAACCCTCCAAGGCCTCCTTCCATATCTGAGGCAAAGTACAAGCGTTTTCCATCTCTGGTAAGTGTAGGATGCATATAAGAGTAGTTCTCATTTACAAATGATAGGCGCTCAGCCTCTCTCCATATGCCATCTATGCGAACACTTTTGTAAAGATGCACTCTATTAGTTCCTTCCTCATCAAAAATCTTCCCACTATCACCATTTTCATATGCACTACGAGACAAGTACATCTCATCTCCTGCAGTGTTAAAACACAAGTTACCATCATGCAATGGGGAGTTTACTCCTTGTTCAAGCCTAACTGCTTGACCAGCGAGTTCGTTCTTATCATTTACTCTTACGCCATAAATATCTAAAAATGGTCTTTGTGTTGTTTTAAAACGCTTTGCAAATAAGGTTCTAAGCACGTCGTCATTTAATCTATCTGACGTAAAGAAAACACTATCCCCTACTCTTACAGGTCCAAAATCATCTGCTTCTGAGCTTATATTACTCTTAGTTGCGTCAAATTTTGGATTCCTTTTTCTCAACTCTTTGATAAGATCAAGAGCCACTACTTTATCAAAGTCTTCACCTCTATTTTTATAATAAAGATCAAGGTAATCTACCACCTTATCTGAACTTACGGTAGCATTAAGAACATGGTACATTTTAAAATTGAACTCATTATCATACGTTCTATCTGCATCATTAAATCGCTGTCCAACTAGCTGATTAAGATATATAGATGCGTTTCTATAATCTTGATCTAAATAATAAGCGTCAATAAGCTTTCCTAATATTTCTTTAGAGTTATTTTTTCTTAAAGCTACTTCATAATACTTTGCAGCACCCGCGTAGTCTCCTTTATTAAAAAAACGATCTCCCTTTTGTACTTGCCCAAATGCACTCGCACTTACACAAAGTATAATAAGTAATGTGTATATATTTTTCATCTTAGTAAAATCTTGGTGAGATGTAACGTTTTTGTAAGCCTAGCAAATCAAATGTATATAATAGAACTACCTCGTGACTTCCATTGTTAAAACGATTAAGATCGCTCACATTGAAGTCATAACTGTATCCTATTTTTAAATCATTTGTAATATTAAATCCTGCTAATGCTGCGATAGCATCTTGATGTCTATATGACACTCCTAGTTCAAATTTTTCATCATATAAGGCGTTTAGAGAGAGATCATAAGTTAATGGTGCACCACTTATCCATTTTGCAACTGCCGAAGGCTTAATTTTAAGTACGTCACTAACATCATAAACATAACCTGCCATTAAATAAGCAGTAGGATCTTTCTTATATAGAATAGAGGAATCTCCATTGCCTAAATTATTCTCAATTTTATACGGTATAACACTTGGCGAACTCAACCCAACGTAGTAATTATCTTTAAATAAGAAAGCACCAACTCCAACATCAAGTGAGGTAGTTTGTCCATTTTGAAAAGCCAAATCTCCTCCTACGTTTTGACCTGTGAAATCGAGACTCTGATTATCTACCCCTAACTTTAATCCAAAAGATAAGTTTGTAGTTTCTGCTACATTAATTCTGTAAGCAAAATTTACATTAAAATTATTTGTAGTAAGTACATCTCCTATTTGATCATTTACATAGTTTACACCGATTTCCACTCGCTCGTTAAGAGGAATATTTGCAAATACATTTGCAGTTTTCGGAGCACCATCCAGACCTACCCATTGAGAGCGGTACAAACTACCTACTCTTATAAGTCCTGGTTCATTAATCATATAGGCTGGATTTACCACACCTTGGTTGTACATGTACTGAGTGTACTGTGGTTCTTGTTGAGCAAACGTAGATAAACTACAAAATGCCGCTAGTATGAATATTTTAAATTTCATCTTGAGGTTGTTTTTTTATCTACTTAAGTAAAAAGATCCGTCTATTGGTGCTGAGTTTGAATCATTAGGATAGAAGATATAGAAATATACTCCAGTAGGTAATTGATCACCTAATCCAGATCCAGTATTAGAACTTCCATCAAAGAGTGGCGTATTTCTATTACCTCTGTAAACAATAGTTCCGTATCTATTAAAAATTTGAATATCAAAATTTGGAAAGATATCTGGTAAAGTACCTAATTCTAAAAAGTCATTCTGACCATCATCATTATCTGATACTCCATCAGAGATTTCAATCTGACATCTTCCGTCGCTTAGTGGTAAAACGTCTGCTAGATATGGTACTCGCGGAGATTCACATCCATTTTCATTTATCGCACTTACATAATACGTAGTATCATCTACTAGTAATGTAGATAATGGTAATGGATCTCCACCTTCCGCGGAAGCGTACCAAACAAAATCATCTACACTTACCTCTAGATTCCCTAGAGTAACCCCATCATTAATACAGATAAACTGCTCATTTAATACCACTGTTGGTGCCATGACAGGTGTAATGGTAAAAGTGACAGTTACATCATCTTGACCACAAGCGTCTGTAAAAACTATATACAGATATGAGAAAGTACCTTCACCTAAGGCTTCTACATCTATTAATCCATCTACTATAGTTTCTGATGTGTCAATATTTATAAATTCTCCAGTAAGCTGGGCATCATCAGATAATAATCCAAATAAAGAAGTGGTGTAATCTCCAGCACATACAAAAGTATCTATATCGTTTCCTGCATTAGAAACCGGCACGATAGTTACTGATATGGTTGCACTCACCGCATCACACGCACCGTTTGCTGCAATGCTATACACGTAGTCACCGCTCACTGCAGTTGTAGGATTAATAGAGCCATCATTACTTGTGGTAGTATATCCTTCTGGACCTGACCAAGTACCGTTACTATCAGGACTTCCTCCTAAAATTGTAAATAAATCTACAGCAGCTCCATCCTCACAAACCTGAAAAGTAGCTCCAGTTCCAGCATCACTACTCTCGAAAACAGTAAACGACAATGTTGCTGCATCTCCACAACCATCATCTGTAGTTGTTGTGTAGGTAAAACTAAATACTTGCTGCTCATCTATCGCAGGAACTGTAAATGGATTAGTAACTACATCGCCAGTGGCAGTGTCTGTCCATACACCCTGAGCTCCTTCATATATTGTATCTGTCCCGTTAGTATCTAATAATGTGATGAGATCAATAGGATTTGTAAAACTCTCGTCACAAAGCTCTACTCCTGTAGTATCTTCTCCAGCATAATTAGTAGCAAAAAATGAAACCGTCACTGTTGTTGTAACCGCTTCACATGCTCCGTTTGCGGCCAAAGTATAAACATAAGCTCCAGCTGCATTTACAGATGGGTCAAAGTTTGCTTCATTATCTGTAGTTGTAAATCCGCTAGGACCAGACCAAGTACCATTAGTATCTGGTGTCCCTCCTAATAATGTAAAGAGATTTATAGTGGTTCCATCTTGACAAGTTTCATAAGCTGCATCTAGTCCTGCATCACCTTGTTCAAAAACCGTAAGAGATAATGTCGCTGTATCTTCACAACCACCACCCCCTGTAGTGTAGATAAATTCAAAAGTTTGAGAATTTGTAATTGTCGGTATTGTAAATGGATTTACTACAACTGCTCCAGAGCCATCAGTCCACTCACCACTAGTATCAATAGTATCTGTACCGTTATCTTCTAGCAGAGTAATTAAATCTACAGTGAGCGTTGTATTACATAACTCAACGCCTGTAGTATCTTCGCCGGCATAAAGTGCATCTCCTAAAGTTACATCTACCGTTGCAGAAGACTCTGCACAAGTTCCATTTACTGCCACAGTATAAATATATTCACCCTCCACACTTGCTCCTGGTGTAAATAGGGCAACATTATCTGTTGTTGTAAAACCATCAGGGCCAGACCAAGTACCGTTTGTGTCTGGAGTTCCGCCTAAAAGAGTAAAGAGATCAACCTCAGCTGCATCACTACAAACTGCAAGTGGTCCACTTTCTCCTGGATCGTACTGCTGGTATACAGTAAAGCTTAAGGTAGCACTGTCTTCACATCCATTTTCGGTTATCGTAGTATATTCAAAGTTGAATAATTGAGAGTCTGTAATAGTTGGTATTTCAAAGTTATTATCAACTACGTCTCCATTTGCTGTATTAGTCCATACTCCGTCTTCACCTACATAAATAGGAGCTTCAGTATCATTTACCTCTAATAAGTCTGTAAGTACTAATGGACTCTCTATTTCACAAATCTCTAGATCTGCAGTATCTTCTCCTGCATAGTTAATTGGGTTAACTATTAAAGTAACTAGTGTAGATTGAGATTCACATGGTTGGTCTCCAGACACGACTACTTCGCAGCCATCTGGACCTATATATGTTTGCGTGATACCTGGACCACAATGATAACTTGCATTTACAATGAATTCAAAAACATAAGTTCCTGCAGAGGTATTGTCGGTCAATGTAGATACATCAATTGTACCAGCACTGGTATAGTCGACATCTCCTACAAGTGAACATATTTCATCTAAGTTAGAGACAAGCCCTAGATTTGAAGGACCAGAGACCAATCTCCAGTTTGTACAACTATTATTTGGGTAATCAAATAATGTAGTACCTTCTTGTGCAAAATCAATATAGTCATATAAATTCAAGGTAGTTAGAGTTTCATCTCCTACACATAATTCTGGAACGTCATTTTGTTCAAAAGCTCGTATATACTCATAGAATGTAAATCTGATTGTACTTTGTTGATCAGAACAAATGGATGATCTACTTTCTACAAAATAGGTGAAGTCATATGTCATACATCCAAATTCTGGAGTAGTAGCTACAAGGTCGTCATAAATTTCTCTAAGATTGATTATAGAATCACCAGGTCCAGATATTTGCCCTGTAGGATCCGTTAACCAAATACCTTCAATATTTTCATTGACCAAATATCCATCGTCACGTAAATTGATATCCATATCA
This window harbors:
- a CDS encoding OstA-like protein translates to MKNYFYILLTGMFLCSAFAKAQQNQPKEILIESDIERINEEEFPGAIIFQKSNKQVYIQHEGAEMWCDLAFYYKDENFVKAYRNVRLKQGDSISMRGRYIEYNGDTKFAYAAGDVFLKKDTTTVTTDTMYFNRISQQAYYRTGGVVTSPNSKITSRVGRYYIEQDKISFINDVVVTNTEYVINSEQLDFYSIPEHAYLYGPTTITSPSSKVYCERGFYDTANDYGYFVKNSRIDYDNRQVYGDSLYFDRNRNFASATNNIKVLDTLNRSLVKGHYAEVYRAKDSVLITQRAVAITVEDNDSVYVHGDRLLLTGKPENRIIRAFKNVKLYKSNMSGKSDSLHSNQRTGLTQMIGKPILWSEKSQITGDSIHLLNNLETEKIDSLKVFDNAFIAQKDTISGFNQVKGQKLYGFFDDENQLKQVDIINNAETIMYMREENGDLTGIDRGTSARIEITFFENTIDEINKLKSPGGTIFPESQFKNEPQTFEGFNWRGDEELLSKEDIFKGEAPFVLTKIQGIPLPEIDEGFFSPNDDPTVKPLSESSDIKEGTLENREENKPKYGQENLDTKGKLEKEALLERNQNTSTQRLQNLPLKKQRRLLKPTKKDGN
- a CDS encoding redoxin domain-containing protein, with amino-acid sequence MRKFLLLLVFTTASSLTAQNSQMFFSEALDAHLPSYLLQAEEAIRNLEQDKVKVLFDNLVEDKLVGSLMNNFKVKNTSKKNKALEDYEKPVMLLTYSSWRISSKGEKAALNELANQYSDDVAVVLLFWGDVKQVKKLSKGYDRNIDILYVDDSENNYSLIIKNLKHSLGLPLAYTITSEKEIIDIKRRLPNKLSQDEAISTANNFELYKGMLTELLYNQQRLSDEPIVINK
- a CDS encoding sulfite exporter TauE/SafE family protein → MNASVIIALIAIGLIAGVLSGIMGVGGGVIMIPLMIMLLHFNQHQAQGTSLAVLAVPVTFLAAYNYYNEGYVNWKYAAVIAVFFVVGGFLGSKLAVNLDQKTLKRIFGAILLILSIKMLWGK
- a CDS encoding lytic transglycosylase domain-containing protein: MIMIKKVVAGIAVVAIAGLVINSAQAPQEEEILQDEVEVQIEKMTSNRLLNDYNVYAIPMPDGLNFAGEAVPVENPDIKERMDRELLVNTYWQSNALLIFKRANKYFPTIEKILAEEGVPDDLKYLAVIESGLTQAVSPARATGFWQILKETGREYGLEVNDNVDERYHVEKSTRAACKYLRQSKEKFGSWTAAAAAYNAGNYGVSRRFKEQNVQDYYDLLLGEETGRYVFRIIALKEILSNPKKYGFNFRAEDLYAEVPTYKVEVDTAVTDFVKFAERFGINYKLLKLHNPWLRETKLNNSSRKKYYIEIPEKGVYNLGR
- a CDS encoding alpha/beta hydrolase, whose translation is MTHVYLMPGMAANPSIFENLSLPNDSYQIHLLEWFLPVPDESLQDYALRMTTHIAHDNIVLLGVSFGGVLVQEMAKHIKVAKLIIVSSVKTKYELPRRMKLSRKLKLYKLLPMRLVEDIDTLAKYAFGETIKNRVALYKKYLSMNDRKYLSWAVKEMVCWDQETAPQGIIHIHGSADKVFPLKYIDTCINIEGGTHIMVITRAKWFNKNLIELIENDYIDLK
- a CDS encoding esterase, which gives rise to MTEKQISYTHINTFSTLNDLSEKTKNIWFVVHGMGYLSRYFINYFKELPPEENYIIAPQAPSKYYQDKRFKYVGASWLTKENTETEKHNVFNYLDELWATELAPIDKSAVNVIMMGYSQGVSIVTRWIASRKIDCTYLLLHSGAIPAELNPPDFEHLSTATPVTYLYGDKDEYVTEARVTEQQLKGSALFGNRLDVVVFSGIHEVHKSFFPKILTALKE
- a CDS encoding OmpA family protein → MKNIYTLLIILCVSASAFGQVQKGDRFFNKGDYAGAAKYYEVALRKNNSKEILGKLIDAYYLDQDYRNASIYLNQLVGQRFNDADRTYDNEFNFKMYHVLNATVSSDKVVDYLDLYYKNRGEDFDKVVALDLIKELRKRNPKFDATKSNISSEADDFGPVRVGDSVFFTSDRLNDDVLRTLFAKRFKTTQRPFLDIYGVRVNDKNELAGQAVRLEQGVNSPLHDGNLCFNTAGDEMYLSRSAYENGDSGKIFDEEGTNRVHLYKSVRIDGIWREAERLSFVNENYSYMHPTLTRDGKRLYFASDMEGGLGGFDIYYVTVRLDGTYSTPVNLGPTINTIHREQFPFVSNTGDLYFATDGRLGLGLLDIFVAPLTVKGFTEPINLGAPINSKYDDFSLSYYSDNNGLYATNRNGTDDDIYSFVQTGEIITREFQTQFEVRDADTDELISDAAIQILGYQGKEVYANRKSDATPFQVPLTVDDYTFIASGDNHEEGRMDIQIRGVQTTPYVIKVKRIFTDTELALMKEKNLSKDLKEKDPSRFELLTDVNAPQVVEKEGKLYMDVAPIYFDFDLYEVREDSRIVLDRLAAKLVKYKRIKIKISSHTDSRGPAAYNMPLSGKRAKSTYDYLVSKGVDASRIQYQGYGDTQPVINCPIGKCTEDDHQLNRRSEFEITGY
- a CDS encoding type IX secretion system membrane protein PorP/SprF, which produces MKFKIFILAAFCSLSTFAQQEPQYTQYMYNQGVVNPAYMINEPGLIRVGSLYRSQWVGLDGAPKTANVFANIPLNERVEIGVNYVNDQIGDVLTTNNFNVNFAYRINVAETTNLSFGLKLGVDNQSLDFTGQNVGGDLAFQNGQTTSLDVGVGAFLFKDNYYVGLSSPSVIPYKIENNLGNGDSSILYKKDPTAYLMAGYVYDVSDVLKIKPSAVAKWISGAPLTYDLSLNALYDEKFELGVSYRHQDAIAALAGFNITNDLKIGYSYDFNVSDLNRFNNGSHEVVLLYTFDLLGLQKRYISPRFY